A stretch of Gemmatimonas aurantiaca T-27 DNA encodes these proteins:
- the argS gene encoding arginine--tRNA ligase, with translation MSHADALRAELVRAARSLGAPDDVAPVLERPRDPSFGDWATNLAMTLAKPLGKKPRDLAEALIAALDTARVGISAAEIAGPGFINFRLDPGFQARGLLQILAAPEQWGRHNIGQGERVVVEFVSANPTGPLHVGHGRQAALGDAISTLLEWTGWNVDREFYYNDAGAQIANLAKSTQARVREIGGAELEIPEGGYHGEYIREIAERYVAQHAVDAEGKDLEAMREFAVAALRHEQDLDLQAFGVKFDTYYLESSLYTDGRVDKTVEALKQSGYTFEDNGALFLRTTAFGDDKDRVMKKSEAKGGDYTYFVPDVAYHVTKWERGYHRAINVQGADHHSTTTRVRAGLQALGIGIPQGYPDYVLHQMVTVMKGGEEVKISKRAGSYVTVRDLIDEVGRDAVRYFYLMRKGDSQLVFDVDLARSQSEENPVYYVQMAHARMCGIFRVGEIDATGVTAEGVDLGVLSEPAEQELIKQLLDFPAIVKGAADNLEPHRIAGWLLETARAAHTWYHKHHVLGEPEAITRARLVLARATQLGIAAGLRILGLTAPERM, from the coding sequence ATGAGCCACGCTGACGCACTGCGCGCGGAACTCGTGCGTGCCGCGCGCTCCCTGGGCGCGCCCGACGATGTGGCGCCGGTGCTCGAACGTCCGCGCGATCCGTCGTTCGGCGACTGGGCCACGAACCTCGCCATGACCCTCGCCAAGCCGCTCGGCAAGAAGCCGCGCGATCTGGCGGAAGCGCTCATTGCGGCGCTCGATACGGCGCGTGTGGGCATCAGTGCGGCGGAAATCGCCGGCCCGGGCTTCATCAACTTCCGCCTCGATCCCGGATTCCAGGCCCGTGGTCTGCTGCAGATTCTGGCCGCGCCGGAACAGTGGGGACGCCACAACATCGGGCAGGGAGAGCGGGTGGTCGTGGAGTTTGTCTCCGCGAATCCGACTGGTCCGCTGCATGTCGGGCATGGTCGTCAAGCGGCGCTCGGCGATGCGATCAGCACGCTGCTCGAATGGACCGGCTGGAACGTCGATCGGGAGTTCTACTACAACGATGCCGGTGCGCAGATCGCGAACCTCGCCAAGAGCACGCAGGCGCGTGTGCGGGAGATCGGTGGCGCGGAGCTCGAGATTCCGGAAGGTGGTTACCACGGGGAGTACATCCGCGAGATCGCCGAGCGCTACGTCGCGCAGCACGCGGTCGACGCCGAGGGCAAGGATCTCGAGGCGATGCGCGAATTTGCCGTGGCCGCGTTGCGTCATGAACAGGACCTCGATCTGCAGGCATTCGGCGTCAAGTTCGACACGTACTATCTCGAGAGCTCGCTGTACACCGACGGTCGGGTCGACAAGACCGTCGAGGCGCTGAAGCAGTCCGGCTACACGTTCGAGGACAACGGCGCGTTGTTTCTCCGCACGACGGCCTTCGGCGACGACAAAGACCGTGTGATGAAGAAGAGCGAGGCGAAGGGAGGTGACTACACCTACTTCGTTCCCGATGTGGCGTACCACGTGACCAAGTGGGAACGCGGCTATCACCGTGCGATCAACGTGCAGGGTGCCGATCATCACAGCACCACCACACGTGTGCGGGCCGGATTGCAGGCATTGGGGATCGGCATCCCGCAGGGGTATCCCGACTACGTGCTGCATCAGATGGTCACGGTCATGAAGGGTGGCGAAGAGGTGAAGATCTCCAAGCGCGCCGGCTCATACGTGACCGTGCGTGACCTGATCGACGAAGTGGGGCGTGATGCGGTCCGCTACTTCTATCTGATGCGCAAGGGCGATTCCCAGCTCGTGTTCGACGTGGATCTCGCACGCAGTCAGTCGGAAGAGAACCCCGTGTACTACGTGCAGATGGCGCATGCGCGTATGTGCGGCATCTTCCGGGTCGGCGAAATCGATGCCACCGGTGTCACGGCCGAGGGCGTGGACCTCGGAGTCCTGAGTGAGCCGGCCGAGCAGGAGTTGATCAAGCAGTTGCTGGACTTCCCGGCCATCGTGAAGGGCGCCGCCGACAATCTCGAGCCACACCGCATTGCGGGCTGGTTGCTCGAGACGGCACGTGCCGCACACACCTGGTATCACAAACATCACGTCCTCGGAGAACCCGAGGCCATCACGCGCGCGCGTCTCGTGCTCGCGCGTGCCACGCAGCTCGGCATTGCCGCCGGTCTGCGCATCCTCGGACTGACGGCGCCGGAGCGCATGTGA
- a CDS encoding SusC/RagA family TonB-linked outer membrane protein: MGRFFKFVAAAAMVALLPFRADAQTRDITGKVTMIGTGQPLPDVTVSIVGQQVGVRTNERGEYRIRVPAGEASLMARTLGYKRATVRVAPTATTANFELDKDVLQLEGVTVTGAATTVDRRVAATAVASVSATELNRVPARSVESNLAGKVAGARVFENSGAPGGGAQVQIRGATSVLAQGDPLYVVDGVIISNAGYSSGASSVSRASGTTGSSQDQVVNRLADLNSNDIESIEVLKSAAATAIYGSRATNGVVVITTKKGQAGATRWNLTQRVGTQQMVRSLGQREYRDLDHVLPFVGGPIGEAAARAACTPQCTNYDWQGQLYGRTDPSWETLLSAAGGSGNTRFFASLNDRQESGIMINTGARRTGGRINLDQTIGSKLTASMGVDVTRNFLQRGIGNNANSGTSPTYELGYTPAIIDLQKRGADGRLPLMPFHGGGFNTANPFEVMEAVQGDETVFRQAGNLRVGYAAVATARHSVQLSMLAGVDRFQQEGVVYSPNYLQFEPADGLRGTAGQNNISSLQTNAGVNAVWTWTPGTSLITSFTTSVGGTYERQKVDQYRIRGRNLLPASRVAASATDVAIVDDRAEFRDQSLYVNEQALFLDEKLALNVGVRADRSSANGDREKYYLFPKYSGSYRFVKPFTDKLDEVKFRGAWGQSGNRPRYGDRDVIYANGGTMAGQGSLVSAALLGNAAIKPEVMNELEFGVDATLLGGRIGVEATRYQRKITDLLLTFPLPPSSGLGNQIINGGQLSVLGSEGVLSLVPLRRGSFEWTSRIIYNTNKQYTNNIPVPAFNAPNSFGAAYGRNRIAANTISTLIWSNAPLRWNQATQAYVAVDTITGNANPIHTTTFNNDFTWKRLTMSVLLDWRAGGDVSNMTNNLWDEGGNARDYDDGAPTQIITPRGSGNPGDASYVPGSRLCGNQTLGACRYATFNAGDTRVYIQNGSYVKVREITLNYQAPDSWAQKVKAKSLRMNLSGRNLFMFTDYWGFDPEFNNFGNQNFNRFIDLAPYPSSRQFFFSVDLGF, from the coding sequence ATGGGTAGGTTCTTCAAGTTCGTGGCCGCGGCTGCCATGGTCGCCCTCCTGCCGTTCCGTGCGGACGCGCAGACCCGTGATATCACGGGTAAGGTGACAATGATTGGCACCGGCCAACCCCTTCCAGATGTCACTGTCAGCATCGTCGGCCAGCAGGTCGGTGTGCGCACCAACGAACGCGGGGAATACCGCATCCGGGTGCCGGCCGGTGAAGCATCACTCATGGCGCGTACGCTGGGCTACAAGCGCGCCACGGTCCGAGTCGCCCCGACGGCGACCACGGCCAACTTCGAGCTCGACAAGGACGTGCTGCAGCTCGAAGGTGTGACGGTTACGGGTGCCGCGACGACGGTTGATCGTCGTGTGGCTGCCACCGCGGTGGCTTCGGTCAGCGCGACGGAACTCAATCGCGTGCCGGCCCGCTCGGTCGAAAGCAACCTGGCTGGTAAGGTTGCCGGTGCCCGCGTGTTCGAAAACAGCGGCGCGCCGGGCGGTGGTGCCCAGGTGCAGATCCGCGGCGCCACGTCGGTGCTGGCGCAGGGTGATCCGCTCTACGTCGTCGACGGCGTCATCATCTCGAATGCTGGCTACTCGTCGGGTGCCAGCTCCGTGTCCCGTGCTTCAGGCACGACCGGCTCGAGCCAGGACCAGGTCGTCAATCGTCTCGCCGACCTGAACTCCAACGACATCGAGAGCATCGAAGTCCTGAAGTCGGCGGCGGCAACGGCCATCTACGGCTCGCGCGCCACCAACGGCGTGGTCGTGATCACGACCAAGAAGGGCCAGGCCGGCGCCACGCGCTGGAACCTGACGCAGCGCGTCGGCACCCAGCAGATGGTGCGTTCGCTCGGCCAGCGTGAATACCGCGACCTCGACCACGTGCTGCCGTTCGTCGGCGGCCCGATCGGTGAAGCGGCGGCTCGCGCGGCTTGCACCCCGCAGTGCACCAACTACGACTGGCAGGGGCAGCTCTACGGCCGCACCGACCCGTCGTGGGAAACGCTGCTGTCGGCGGCGGGCGGCTCGGGTAACACCCGCTTCTTCGCCTCGCTCAACGACCGTCAGGAATCGGGCATCATGATCAACACCGGCGCGCGTCGTACCGGTGGCCGCATCAACCTCGATCAGACGATCGGCAGCAAGCTCACGGCCAGCATGGGTGTGGACGTGACGCGCAACTTCCTGCAGCGCGGTATCGGCAACAACGCGAACTCGGGCACCAGCCCGACGTACGAATTGGGCTACACGCCGGCCATCATCGACCTGCAGAAGCGTGGCGCCGACGGCCGTTTGCCGCTCATGCCGTTCCACGGCGGCGGTTTCAACACGGCCAACCCGTTCGAAGTCATGGAAGCCGTGCAGGGTGACGAAACGGTGTTCCGTCAGGCCGGCAACCTCCGCGTCGGTTACGCCGCGGTGGCCACGGCCCGCCACAGCGTGCAGCTTTCCATGCTGGCCGGTGTCGATCGCTTCCAGCAGGAAGGCGTCGTGTACTCGCCGAACTACCTCCAGTTCGAGCCGGCCGACGGTCTCCGCGGCACGGCGGGGCAAAACAACATCTCCAGCCTCCAGACCAACGCGGGCGTGAACGCCGTATGGACCTGGACGCCGGGCACGTCGCTGATCACGTCGTTCACCACGTCCGTTGGCGGTACGTATGAGCGTCAGAAGGTGGATCAGTATCGCATCCGCGGCCGCAACTTGCTGCCCGCATCGCGTGTGGCCGCCTCGGCGACCGACGTGGCCATCGTAGACGACCGCGCGGAGTTCCGCGACCAGTCGCTGTACGTCAACGAACAGGCGTTGTTCCTCGACGAAAAGCTGGCCCTGAACGTCGGCGTGCGTGCCGACCGTTCGAGCGCGAATGGTGACCGCGAGAAGTACTACCTGTTCCCGAAGTACTCGGGCTCGTACCGCTTCGTGAAGCCGTTCACGGACAAGCTGGATGAAGTCAAGTTCCGTGGCGCCTGGGGTCAGTCGGGCAACCGTCCGCGCTATGGCGATCGTGACGTGATCTACGCCAACGGTGGTACGATGGCTGGCCAGGGCTCGCTCGTATCGGCCGCGCTGCTGGGCAACGCAGCGATCAAGCCGGAAGTCATGAACGAACTGGAATTCGGTGTGGACGCGACGCTGCTCGGTGGACGCATCGGCGTCGAAGCGACGCGCTACCAGCGTAAGATCACCGACCTGCTCCTCACGTTCCCGCTGCCGCCGTCGTCGGGTCTGGGCAACCAGATCATCAACGGTGGTCAGTTGTCCGTGCTGGGTTCGGAAGGTGTCCTCTCGCTCGTGCCGCTGCGTCGCGGCAGCTTCGAATGGACCAGCCGTATCATCTACAACACGAACAAGCAGTACACGAACAACATCCCGGTGCCGGCCTTCAACGCGCCGAACTCGTTCGGTGCCGCCTACGGCCGTAACCGCATCGCGGCGAACACGATCTCGACGCTGATCTGGTCGAACGCGCCGCTCCGTTGGAACCAGGCCACGCAGGCGTACGTTGCGGTTGACACCATCACGGGCAACGCGAACCCGATCCACACCACCACGTTCAACAACGACTTCACGTGGAAGCGCCTCACGATGTCGGTGCTGCTCGACTGGCGTGCGGGTGGTGATGTGTCGAACATGACGAACAACCTGTGGGATGAAGGTGGCAACGCCCGTGATTACGACGATGGCGCGCCGACGCAGATCATCACGCCGCGTGGCTCGGGCAATCCGGGCGATGCGAGCTATGTGCCGGGCTCACGCCTGTGCGGCAACCAGACGCTGGGTGCCTGCCGTTACGCCACGTTCAACGCTGGCGACACGCGCGTGTACATCCAGAACGGTTCGTACGTGAAGGTTCGTGAAATCACGCTGAACTACCAGGCGCCGGATTCGTGGGCGCAGAAGGTGAAGGCCAAGTCGCTGCGTATGAACCTCAGCGGCCGTAACCTGTTCATGTTCACGGATTACTGGGGCTTTGATCCGGAGTTCAACAACTTCGGCAATCAGAACTTCAACCGGTTCATCGACCTCGCGCCGTACCCGTCGAGCCGCCAGTTCTTCTTCAGCGTCGACCTGGGGTTCTGA
- a CDS encoding PfkB family carbohydrate kinase codes for MTSSVNSSSAANPVLVVGSVALDSVETPFGKADEVLGGSGTFFSSSASHFAPVQLVGVVGDDYPVEKLAPLAERGVDLAGLEKVEGTSFRWRGRYRHDLNSAETLETHLGVFSHFRPNIPEQFRRAPFVFLANIDPRLQLQVLEQVEKPRLVACDTMNFWIESRRPELIELLKHVDLITLNDGEARQLTEHTNLVQAARWILDKGPKHVLIKKGEHGAFMFNRESVFFAPAYPLESVFDPTGAGDSFAGGFMGYLAATGDISERAMRRAVVVGSAMGSFAVEKFSNTRLLEITRADIDARVQEFRQLVAFDSELDA; via the coding sequence GTGACTTCGTCTGTGAACTCGTCTTCCGCTGCCAACCCGGTGCTGGTCGTCGGATCGGTGGCACTCGATTCGGTGGAAACGCCGTTTGGCAAGGCCGATGAGGTGCTGGGTGGTTCCGGCACATTCTTCTCTTCGTCGGCGTCGCACTTTGCGCCCGTGCAGCTCGTCGGTGTGGTCGGTGACGACTATCCGGTGGAGAAGCTCGCACCGCTCGCCGAGCGTGGCGTCGACCTCGCCGGCCTCGAAAAGGTGGAAGGCACCAGCTTCCGTTGGCGTGGACGGTACCGTCACGACCTCAACTCGGCCGAAACGCTCGAGACACACCTCGGGGTGTTTTCGCACTTCCGCCCGAATATCCCGGAGCAGTTCCGCCGCGCGCCGTTCGTGTTTCTCGCCAACATCGATCCGCGTCTGCAGTTGCAGGTGCTGGAGCAGGTGGAGAAGCCGCGACTGGTGGCCTGCGACACGATGAATTTCTGGATCGAGTCGCGTCGCCCGGAGCTGATCGAATTGCTCAAGCATGTCGACCTGATCACGCTCAACGACGGCGAAGCGCGCCAGCTCACCGAGCACACGAACCTGGTGCAGGCTGCGCGTTGGATTCTCGACAAGGGACCGAAGCACGTGCTGATCAAGAAGGGTGAGCACGGTGCGTTCATGTTCAATCGCGAGAGCGTGTTCTTTGCGCCCGCCTATCCACTCGAGAGTGTGTTCGATCCTACGGGCGCCGGTGATTCGTTTGCCGGTGGTTTCATGGGCTATCTCGCGGCCACGGGTGACATCAGCGAGCGGGCGATGCGCCGCGCGGTGGTGGTCGGTTCGGCCATGGGATCGTTTGCAGTGGAGAAGTTCTCCAATACACGGCTGCTTGAAATCACGCGTGCAGATATCGACGCACGTGTTCAGGAATTCCGCCAACTCGTGGCCTTCGATTCGGAGCTCGATGCATGA
- a CDS encoding Rieske (2Fe-2S) protein, with protein sequence MPSESTSCVSCAASAAGFDRRQFLASASVLSLGALVTTACGDGVISGPSVIPPFPSTPFTFDPRPVTALQQVGGRVVVSSGPSSPILVERLSTTQYRALSLVCPHKGTIVDVRSAEFVCPNHGARFALDGEWTGGQETASLAPVAVRTNADGTLTIGGVPTPPALALSSSSAVFVTSISGGTMAPQTIAVRNDGGGSVSGLQVSLAYAPNQRSGWLNVAIDQASTPATLTLTAARGTIPAGTYSATVTVSAPNVSTGAQTVAVTMLVQDPSSPASLLLSASALSFTVAQGTTPAAQTVECNNGGGGSVLGITTSVNYAPGAIGWLTTSLSSTTAPATLTLRPIITGLAVGTYTATVIVAASGLTNRTITVTLTVNPPGLQVTIAAWPALANVGGVAGSVGNVGGGPVAIVRTSANSFSAFSMVCPHAGTTILVVNGASFRCPNHGALFDRDGNNLPDGSQLTDDLKRYTVIYTPGAATLVVTL encoded by the coding sequence ATGCCGTCCGAGAGTACCTCCTGCGTCTCATGTGCGGCCTCTGCCGCCGGCTTCGACCGTCGACAGTTTCTTGCCTCCGCGTCGGTACTCTCGCTGGGGGCGCTGGTCACCACGGCCTGTGGCGACGGGGTGATCTCCGGTCCGTCGGTCATTCCTCCATTCCCCTCCACGCCATTCACCTTCGATCCACGCCCGGTGACCGCGCTGCAGCAGGTCGGCGGGCGGGTGGTGGTTTCGTCGGGGCCGTCTTCGCCCATTCTGGTGGAGCGCCTTTCCACCACGCAGTACCGGGCGCTGTCTCTCGTCTGCCCACACAAGGGCACCATTGTCGACGTCCGATCTGCCGAGTTCGTGTGCCCCAACCACGGCGCCCGTTTTGCGCTGGATGGGGAATGGACCGGTGGACAGGAAACCGCCAGCCTGGCTCCCGTTGCCGTCCGCACGAATGCCGATGGGACGCTCACTATAGGTGGCGTGCCCACCCCCCCGGCGCTGGCGCTCTCCTCCTCCTCGGCGGTCTTTGTCACCTCGATCAGTGGTGGCACGATGGCGCCTCAAACGATCGCGGTCCGCAATGACGGCGGCGGCTCGGTCAGCGGCCTGCAGGTGTCGCTGGCGTATGCACCCAACCAGCGCAGCGGGTGGCTCAATGTGGCGATCGACCAGGCCTCGACACCGGCCACGCTCACCCTGACCGCCGCGCGTGGCACCATCCCGGCCGGCACCTACTCCGCCACAGTCACGGTATCGGCGCCCAATGTCTCGACCGGCGCCCAAACGGTTGCGGTCACGATGCTGGTGCAGGACCCGTCTTCGCCCGCGTCGCTGCTCCTCTCCGCCAGCGCCCTCTCCTTCACCGTGGCCCAGGGCACCACACCCGCCGCGCAGACGGTGGAATGCAACAACGGCGGTGGCGGTTCGGTCCTCGGTATCACCACATCGGTGAACTACGCCCCGGGAGCCATTGGCTGGCTCACGACGTCGTTGAGTTCCACCACGGCGCCCGCCACGCTCACACTTCGCCCCATCATCACGGGGCTGGCCGTTGGCACGTATACCGCCACGGTCATTGTCGCGGCGTCCGGGCTGACCAACCGCACCATCACCGTCACGCTCACCGTGAACCCGCCCGGCCTGCAGGTGACCATCGCGGCGTGGCCGGCGCTGGCCAATGTCGGTGGGGTGGCGGGCAGTGTCGGCAACGTCGGCGGTGGACCGGTGGCCATTGTCCGGACCAGCGCCAACAGCTTCTCGGCTTTCTCCATGGTCTGCCCACATGCCGGCACCACGATCCTGGTGGTGAACGGCGCGAGCTTCCGCTGCCCGAATCACGGCGCGCTGTTTGACCGCGATGGGAACAACCTGCCCGACGGCTCGCAGCTCACGGATGATCTCAAGCGCTACACCGTCATCTATACGCCGGGGGCGGCGACGTTGGTGGTGACACTGTAG
- the ribD gene encoding bifunctional diaminohydroxyphosphoribosylaminopyrimidine deaminase/5-amino-6-(5-phosphoribosylamino)uracil reductase RibD — protein MSASPRNHRAGDDQEAHASTHTVDDVRFMRRAIALAERGAGQVAPNPKVGAVLVRDGQVVGEGWHQQYGGPHAEVHALAAAHAVAANAARGATAYVSLEPCNHHGKTPPCTEALIAAGVARVVCATRDPNPKAAGGIERLEAAGIRVTVGVCEHEALVQNAPFFHAARGTDRPFVTLKLAVSIDGAIVDASRQRGWLTGPAAHAAVHALRADADAVAVGIGTALADDPALTVRLVEAPRVAPRRIVFDRQGRLPLDSALVRTAGEIPVSVITHAPRPVAANALADAGVQVLEAAGLADALRTLWAEGVRHLLVEGGAELGSALLHAGLVHHLIIFQAPVILGAGAVSAFATFPAAVADTAPRLRVLERRVFGDDLMTRYAVFGD, from the coding sequence ATGAGCGCGTCGCCGCGCAATCACCGCGCCGGGGACGACCAGGAAGCGCACGCGTCGACACATACCGTCGATGACGTGCGCTTCATGCGTCGGGCCATCGCGTTGGCAGAGCGGGGCGCCGGTCAGGTGGCGCCCAACCCCAAGGTGGGCGCTGTCCTGGTGCGTGACGGGCAGGTGGTGGGCGAAGGGTGGCATCAGCAATACGGTGGGCCACACGCGGAGGTGCATGCCCTGGCGGCCGCACACGCGGTGGCCGCCAACGCGGCGCGCGGGGCAACGGCCTATGTGAGTCTCGAGCCGTGCAACCATCATGGCAAAACACCACCGTGCACCGAAGCCCTCATCGCGGCCGGAGTGGCGCGCGTGGTGTGCGCCACACGCGATCCCAACCCCAAGGCCGCGGGGGGCATTGAGCGGCTCGAGGCTGCCGGTATCCGTGTCACGGTCGGGGTGTGCGAGCACGAAGCGCTGGTGCAGAACGCGCCCTTTTTCCATGCCGCCCGGGGCACGGATCGCCCATTCGTGACCCTCAAGCTGGCTGTGTCCATCGACGGCGCCATTGTCGACGCCTCGCGTCAGCGCGGCTGGCTCACCGGGCCGGCTGCCCACGCCGCCGTGCACGCTCTCCGGGCTGACGCGGACGCGGTGGCCGTCGGCATCGGCACCGCCTTGGCCGACGATCCGGCCCTGACCGTCCGCCTCGTGGAGGCCCCGCGGGTGGCTCCGCGCCGGATCGTCTTCGATCGGCAGGGCCGCCTGCCTCTCGACAGTGCCCTGGTGCGCACGGCCGGAGAGATCCCGGTCAGCGTCATCACCCATGCGCCCCGGCCCGTGGCGGCCAATGCCCTGGCCGATGCCGGTGTGCAGGTGCTGGAGGCCGCCGGGCTGGCCGACGCCCTGCGGACGCTCTGGGCCGAAGGGGTGCGCCATCTGCTGGTGGAGGGGGGGGCTGAACTGGGTTCCGCCCTGTTGCACGCCGGACTCGTCCATCACCTGATTATCTTTCAGGCTCCGGTCATTCTGGGGGCAGGCGCCGTGTCGGCGTTTGCCACGTTTCCCGCTGCGGTGGCAGATACTGCGCCGCGCCTGCGGGTGCTCGAACGCCGCGTGTTCGGCGACGACCTGATGACCCGTTACGCTGTTTTCGGAGACTGA
- the purM gene encoding phosphoribosylformylglycinamidine cyclo-ligase encodes MTPFRNKPLDYRSAGVDIDAADDAKNRLAKLVQSTMTAGSRGAFGGFGGMFRVPDRYRAPLLVASADGVGTKIKIAIEADRHDTIGHCLVNHCTNDILVQGAVPLYFLDYVAFGKLEPAVVEGVVAGVAAGCRENLCALIGGETAEMPGVYTPPDYDLAGFITGIVEEDQVLSSVRVEEGDVLVALASDGLHTNGYSLARRIISDRLNLGVHDLFPDADGASVADVMLKVHRSYLTCLQPLLGSIHAMAHITGGGLPGNLNRALPHTLDAVVDTSTWTIPSVFRVLAEAGQVSPMEMFRAFNMGVGMVVITARENVSALISRAAACSIDAWELGSVEKGSGEVQLRGLGA; translated from the coding sequence ATGACGCCTTTCCGCAATAAGCCCCTCGACTACCGTTCCGCCGGCGTCGATATCGACGCGGCTGATGATGCCAAGAACCGGCTGGCCAAGCTCGTACAGTCCACCATGACCGCCGGATCGCGCGGAGCGTTTGGTGGTTTCGGCGGCATGTTCCGTGTGCCCGATCGCTATCGGGCCCCGCTGCTTGTCGCGAGTGCTGACGGCGTGGGCACGAAGATCAAGATCGCCATCGAGGCGGATCGGCACGACACCATCGGACATTGTCTGGTGAATCACTGCACCAACGACATCCTCGTGCAAGGGGCGGTGCCGCTGTACTTCCTCGACTACGTGGCGTTTGGCAAACTCGAGCCGGCCGTGGTGGAAGGAGTGGTGGCGGGTGTGGCGGCCGGTTGCCGGGAGAATCTGTGTGCGCTGATCGGTGGCGAGACCGCGGAAATGCCCGGGGTGTACACGCCGCCGGACTACGATCTCGCCGGTTTCATCACGGGGATCGTGGAAGAAGATCAGGTGCTCTCGAGCGTACGCGTGGAAGAAGGTGACGTGCTGGTGGCGCTGGCCAGTGATGGCCTGCACACCAATGGGTATTCGCTGGCGCGTCGCATCATCAGCGATCGCCTCAATCTCGGTGTGCACGACCTGTTCCCCGATGCCGACGGCGCGAGCGTGGCCGATGTCATGCTCAAGGTGCATCGTTCGTACCTGACGTGCCTCCAGCCTCTGCTGGGCTCCATTCACGCGATGGCGCACATCACGGGCGGCGGCTTGCCGGGCAACCTCAATCGTGCGCTGCCTCACACCCTCGATGCCGTGGTGGATACGTCCACGTGGACCATCCCCTCTGTCTTCCGGGTATTGGCCGAAGCGGGGCAGGTGAGTCCAATGGAGATGTTCCGCGCCTTCAACATGGGAGTGGGCATGGTGGTGATCACGGCCAGAGAGAATGTGTCGGCACTGATTTCGCGTGCCGCCGCGTGCAGCATCGACGCCTGGGAACTGGGCAGCGTCGAAAAGGGCAGCGGCGAAGTGCAGTTGCGCGGGTTGGGTGCGTGA
- a CDS encoding FmdB family zinc ribbon protein, producing the protein MPTYEFRCPDGTIIERIFKISEVPETIPSPNGDGVATRIISGGAGLLFKGSGFYITDYGKDGKKDQRPAGGDSSAPKSDSAPSGGSASGASSGGSSGGASGGTSGSSSSSSSKSE; encoded by the coding sequence ATGCCGACCTACGAGTTCCGTTGTCCGGACGGGACGATCATCGAGCGCATTTTCAAGATCTCCGAGGTCCCCGAAACGATTCCGTCGCCCAACGGCGATGGGGTGGCCACGCGGATCATTTCCGGTGGCGCCGGTCTCCTGTTCAAGGGGTCGGGGTTCTACATCACCGACTACGGCAAGGACGGCAAGAAGGACCAGCGTCCTGCCGGTGGCGATTCGAGTGCACCGAAGAGTGACTCGGCCCCGTCGGGCGGGAGTGCGTCAGGTGCATCGTCCGGTGGATCATCGGGTGGCGCATCCGGCGGCACATCGGGGAGCTCCTCGTCCTCCAGCAGCAAGTCCGAGTGA
- a CDS encoding riboflavin synthase, whose protein sequence is MFTGLVDDVGLIEHVADTPAGRELRIRCAYPELTDGESVAVNGACLTVREHGADDAHGSWFTVAAIETTLGRTVIGEWTAGQRVNLERAMRMGDRLGGHMVLGHVDDLGLVLRTAMAGDAWLVDVELPPALRPLTVDKGSITVNGVSLTVNEMLETGVQLSIIEFTKQHTTLGTLQAGDRVHIEADVLAKHVERLMTAYTAAHGAAHASAHSAAHISARLGAPTTES, encoded by the coding sequence ATGTTCACGGGGCTCGTGGATGACGTCGGGCTCATCGAGCACGTCGCCGACACACCGGCTGGACGGGAGTTGCGCATCCGCTGCGCCTACCCGGAACTGACCGATGGCGAAAGTGTCGCGGTGAATGGCGCGTGCCTAACCGTTCGCGAACATGGTGCCGATGATGCCCACGGGAGCTGGTTCACGGTGGCGGCCATCGAGACCACCCTGGGACGCACCGTCATTGGTGAGTGGACCGCAGGGCAACGCGTGAACCTCGAGCGCGCCATGCGCATGGGGGATCGTCTTGGCGGGCACATGGTGCTCGGCCACGTCGACGACCTGGGGCTCGTGTTGCGCACGGCCATGGCCGGCGACGCGTGGTTGGTCGACGTGGAGCTGCCGCCCGCGCTTCGTCCCCTCACTGTGGACAAAGGCTCCATCACGGTGAATGGGGTCAGTCTCACCGTGAACGAGATGCTCGAGACTGGCGTACAGCTATCGATCATCGAGTTCACCAAGCAGCACACCACGCTCGGCACCTTGCAGGCGGGGGACCGCGTGCATATCGAAGCCGATGTCCTGGCCAAGCACGTCGAACGACTGATGACGGCCTACACGGCCGCGCACGGCGCTGCGCATGCATCCGCGCATTCCGCTGCCCATATCTCTGCGCGCCTGGGCGCGCCCACTACAGAGTCCTGA